One genomic segment of Betaproteobacteria bacterium includes these proteins:
- a CDS encoding phosphoribosylglycinamide formyltransferase has protein sequence MKSIVILISGRGSNMEALIDSELNARIAAVISNRPDAQGLVTARSRCIPTAVADHRSHASRESFDLALMQHIEPYRPDLIVLAGFMRILTERFVHAFQDRLINIHPSLLPAFPGTNTHQRALEEGVKVHGCTVHFVTSALDGGPIIAQAAVPVRDDDTPASLAARVLVQEHRILPAAVRWLLEDRIQLEGRRVRVARVAASDHVLTSPACS, from the coding sequence ATGAAAAGCATCGTCATCCTGATTTCAGGCCGGGGCAGCAACATGGAAGCGCTCATCGATTCGGAATTGAATGCACGGATTGCCGCGGTTATCTCCAATAGGCCAGACGCCCAAGGGTTGGTCACGGCACGGTCCCGCTGCATCCCCACGGCGGTGGCCGATCACCGAAGTCATGCATCGCGCGAATCCTTCGATCTAGCCCTCATGCAACATATCGAACCCTACCGGCCGGATTTGATCGTACTCGCGGGCTTCATGCGCATACTGACTGAGCGCTTTGTGCACGCATTTCAAGACCGCCTGATCAACATCCACCCTTCCCTGTTGCCCGCGTTTCCTGGAACCAACACCCACCAACGCGCCCTCGAAGAAGGCGTCAAGGTTCACGGCTGTACCGTGCATTTCGTCACCTCCGCGCTCGATGGCGGCCCCATCATCGCGCAGGCGGCAGTGCCGGTGCGCGACGACGATACGCCCGCCAGCCTCGCCGCGCGCGTGCTCGTGCAAGAACATCGCATTCTTCCCGCGGCTGTGCGGTGGTTGCTCGAAGACCGAATTCAGCTCGAAGGCCGGCGTGTGCGCGTAGCCCGCGTAGCGGCGAGCGACCATGTACTCACTTCTCCGGCTTGCTCATGA
- a CDS encoding phosphoribosylformylglycinamidine cyclo-ligase, giving the protein MASSQDSGLSYRDSGVDIDAGDSLVERIKPLARKTLREGVLAGIGGFGALFEVPKRYRNPVLVSGTDGVGTKLKLAFALDRHDTIGIDLVAMSVNDILVQGAEPLFFLDYFACGKLDVNTAAQVIGGIARGCEQAGCALIGGETAEMPGMYGAGEYDLAGFAVGAVERDRIIDGSRIAVGDILLGLASSGAHSNGYSLIRKILERSKTDLSTALEGRPLKDWLMAPTRIYVKPLLSLMGATDIKGLAHITGGGLLENVPRILSEDHQAVMDRGCWPRPALFRWLQEAGGVADGEMHRVFNCGIGMVMVVSPSEAQAAMHFLAAAGETVYRIGEIRARPQGGQAAIVR; this is encoded by the coding sequence ATGGCTTCCTCACAAGACTCCGGCCTTTCCTATCGCGACTCCGGTGTGGATATCGATGCCGGTGACAGCTTGGTGGAGCGGATCAAGCCCCTGGCACGCAAGACCCTGCGCGAGGGCGTTCTGGCGGGAATCGGCGGATTTGGTGCGCTATTCGAGGTGCCCAAGCGCTACCGCAACCCCGTCCTGGTCTCCGGAACCGACGGCGTCGGGACCAAGCTCAAGCTCGCCTTCGCCCTCGATCGGCACGACACCATAGGCATCGATCTGGTGGCGATGAGCGTCAACGATATCCTGGTGCAAGGCGCGGAGCCTCTATTCTTCCTGGATTATTTCGCTTGCGGCAAGCTCGATGTGAACACCGCCGCGCAGGTCATCGGTGGCATCGCGCGCGGATGCGAGCAAGCGGGTTGCGCCTTGATTGGCGGAGAAACCGCGGAAATGCCGGGAATGTACGGCGCGGGCGAGTATGATCTGGCGGGTTTCGCCGTGGGAGCGGTGGAGCGCGACCGCATCATCGACGGCAGCCGTATCGCGGTGGGAGATATTCTGTTAGGACTCGCGAGCAGCGGCGCTCATTCCAACGGTTACTCGCTAATCCGAAAAATACTAGAGCGCTCCAAGACGGATCTATCCACGGCTTTAGAGGGGCGCCCGTTAAAAGACTGGTTAATGGCGCCTACTCGAATTTACGTGAAGCCTTTGCTCAGCCTGATGGGCGCGACCGATATCAAGGGCCTCGCCCACATCACCGGTGGCGGACTATTGGAGAATGTGCCACGCATTCTTTCCGAGGATCATCAGGCGGTGATGGACCGCGGCTGCTGGCCGCGCCCAGCATTGTTTCGCTGGTTGCAAGAGGCAGGAGGTGTTGCGGACGGGGAAATGCATCGCGTATTCAACTGCGGGATCGGAATGGTGATGGTGGTAAGCCCAAGCGAGGCACAGGCCGCGATGCATTTTTTAGCGGCGGCGGGTGAAACCGTCTATCGCATCGGTGAAATTCGCGCGCGCCCCCAAGGCGGGCAGGCAGCCATCGTGCGATGA